From Apium graveolens cultivar Ventura chromosome 9, ASM990537v1, whole genome shotgun sequence, the proteins below share one genomic window:
- the LOC141686084 gene encoding pectinesterase inhibitor 2-like, with protein sequence MASCSISSVIFFCVILVFCSSTPSFAKINLVNVTSDRVKNVCNATEPRNQPRCYEYYKSDPRSSTADYKELAEITIDLANSKCKKLIHWLNSHAKNETDQGYRRRYLRCSKHYSEALEKLDGGKRYLEAKKLDSKTVEDLAAYAIEDSRECIGDFVKVNTTLALLNKAKDFEFITSFVKPAVELSLKAAKETN encoded by the coding sequence ATGGCCTCCTGTTCTATTAGCTCCGTCATATTTTTTTGTGTTATTCTTGTCTTTTGTTCCTCAACTCCGTCATTCGCCAAGATAAATTTGGTTAATGTAACTTCAGATCGTGTTAAAAATGTTTGTAATGCCACAGAACCACGGAACCAACCAAGGTGCTATGAATACTACAAGTCTGATCCTCGTAGCTCAACTGCAGATTACAAAGAACTGGCGGAGATAACAATCGACTTGGCAAATTCAAAATGCAAAAAGCTCATACATTGGCTGAATTCCCATGCTAAAAATGAAACAGATCAGGGATACAGAAGACGTTACCTTCGGTGCTCTAAGCATTATTCGGAGGCCCTTGAAAAACTTGATGGTGGGAAAAGGTATCTGGAGGCAAAGAAGTTGGACAGTAAAACTGTCGAAGATCTAGCTGCGTATGCAATCGAGGATTCTAGGGAGTGCATTGGTGATTTTGTTAAAGTTAATACAACATTGGCATTGTTAAATAAGGCCAAGGACTTTGAGTTTATTACTTCTTTTGTAAAACCAGCTGTTGAGTTGAGTCTCAAGGCTGCTAAAGAAACCAACTAA
- the LOC141684030 gene encoding dihydrolipoyl dehydrogenase 1, mitochondrial-like, which yields MAMASIARRKMTFISRYSGSLTSISRTFASSSSDDNDVVVIGGGPGGYVAAIKAAQLGLKTTCIEKRGTLGGTCLNVGCIPSKALLHSSHMYHEAKHTFANHGVKFSSVEVDLPAMMAQKDKAVSGLTKGVEGLFKKNKVNYVKGYGKFISPSEISVDTIEGGNTVVKGKNIIIATGSDIKSLPGVTIDEKRIVSSTGALALSEIPKKLVVIGGGYIGLEMGSVWARLGSEVTVVEFAPDIVPTMDGEVRKQFKRTLEKQKMKFMLTTKVVSVDTTSDGVKLTLEPAAGGDQSILEADVVLISAGRTPFTSELGLDKIGVETDKMGRIPVNERFATNVPGVYAIGDVIPGPMLAHKAEEDGFACAEFLAGKVGHVDYDLVPGVVYTHPEVASVGKTEEQVKALGVEYRVGKFPMLANSRAKTINDAEGLVKIIAEKETDKVLGVHIMAPNAGELIHEAVLALQYGASSEDIARTCHAHPTMAEALKEAAMATYDKAIHI from the exons ATGGCGATGGCGAGTATTGCTCGAAGAAAGATGACTTTTATTTCCAGATATTCCGGTTCTCTGACCTCAATTTCTAGAACTTTcgcttcttcatcatctgatgACAACGACGTCGTTGTCATCGGCGGTGGGCCCGGCGGCTACGTGGCTGCAATTAAAGCAGCTCAGTTAGGTCTCAAGACTACTTGTATCGAGAAACGTGGTACTCTTGGTGGTACTTGTCTTAACGTCGGTTGTATTCCTTCCAAG GCACTTCTTCATTCCTCGCACATGTATCATGAAGCGAAACACACGTTTGCCAACCATGGTGTGAAGTTCTCTTCAGTTGAGGTTGATCTACCAGCAATGATGGCCCAGAAAGATAAAGCAGTATCTGGCCTAACAAAAGGTGTTGAGGGTCTATTCAAGAAAAACAAGGTGAACTATGTTAAAGGCTATGGCAAGTTCATCTCCCCATCCGAAATATCTGTTGACACCATTGAAGGGGGAAACACTGTGGTGAAAGGCAAGAATATAATCATTGCTACCGGCTCGGATATCAAGAGTCTACCTGGTGTCACCATCGACGAAAAGAGAATTGTTTCGTCAACAGGAGCTCTGGCTCTATCAGAAATCCCTAAGAAACTTGTAGTGATTGGAGGCGGATATATTGGTCTTGAAATGGGTTCAGTGTGGGCCCGTCTTGGCTCAGAAGTTACTGTTGTGGAATTTGCACCAGATATTGTTCCAACAATGGATGGTGAAGTTCGTAAGCAATTTAAACGTACCCTTGAGAAGCAAAAGATGAAATTTATGCTGACAACTAAGGTGGTTTCTGTAGACACTACCAGTGATGGTGTAAAATTGACCCTTGAACCAGCAGCTGGTGGTGATCAGAGTATTCTTGAAGCTGATGTTGTTCTTATTTCTGCCGGAAGAACTCCTTTTACTAGTGAGCTCGGGTTAGACAAGATAGGAGTTGAAACTGACAAAATGGGTCGGATCCCAGTTAATGAGCGATTTGCTACCAACGTACCTGGAGTATATGCGATTGGAGATGTTATCCCTGGACCGATGTTGGCTCACAAGGCAGAAGAAGATGGGTTTGCATGTGCAGAATTCCTTGCAGGCAAAGTAGGCCATGTGGACTATGATCTGGTTCCTGGTGTAGTGTATACGCACCCTGAGGTGGCATCTGTTGGAAAGACtgaagagcaggttaaggcatTAGGAGTTGAATATCGTGTTGGAAAATTTCCTATGCTAGCAAACAGCAGGGCCAAGACTATTAATGATGCAGAGGGACTGGTCAAGATAATAGCTGAGAAGGAGACAGATAAGGTACTAGGTGTCCACATCATGGCACCGAATGCTGGGGAGCTTATTCACGAGGCGGTGCTGGCTTTGCAGTATGGGGCGTCAAGTGAGGATATTGCACGCACATGCCATGCACATCCAACAATGGCCGAGGCCTTGAAGGAGGCTGCAATGGCCACTTATGATAAGGCCATTCACATTTAA
- the LOC141686082 gene encoding stress-response A/B barrel domain-containing protein HS1-like produces MENESKEEKKGGKCGGDYKHLFLAKFTQTTTQQEIDNLIQGYANLVSLVPPMISFRWGMDVSQENLNQGYTHIFESTFDSTQDIAEYVAHPAHVEYANKLLPKLEKVIVVDYKPVPVHPLS; encoded by the exons ATGGAAAACGAAAGTAAAGAGGAGAAAAAGGGTGGGAAATGTGGAGGGGATTACAAACACTTGTTTCTAGCAAAGTTTACACAAACAACTACTCAACAAGAGATAGATAATCTTATCCAGGGTTACGCCAATCTTGTCTCTCTCGTGCCTCCCATGATTTCATTCCGCTG GGGAATGGATGTGAGCCAGGAGAACCTGAACCAAGGTTATACCCACATCTTCGAGTCAACCTTTGACAGCACACAAGATATTGCAGAATATGTAGCTCATCCTGCCCATGTTGAATATGCAAATAAATTACTCCCTAAATTGGAGAAAGTGATTGTTGTCGATTACAAACCCGTTCCTGTTCATCCCCTAAGCTGA
- the LOC141682598 gene encoding putative protein phosphatase 2C 2, with the protein MVVEAAAAGDVVMVEESSTVSIQYTSLSIRAAAAADSLSSVFGCSATIQATSVISTASKFAPTIRSGSHTDIGPRSSNDDEHISIDDLSALLGTHRRWPQPSSFYAVFDGHGGSDASSYVKNNAIKLFFEDADLPKTFDDDDKFLEDMKISHRKAFLLADQTLINECSVRDTCGTTALTALVLGRHLLVANAGDCRAVLCRKGVAVPISQDHRPSYLPEQKRIEGLGGYVEYGYLNGELSVTRALGDRYMKLPSGDLSPLTAEPDVQHVLLTEDDEFLIMGCDGIWDVMSNQEAVSLVRRQLRQHDDPLRCAMALVDQALRLDAFDNLTAIIVCFSAPAELRDAVCSQRPKLRCCSLSEEARNKLRSLLQGN; encoded by the exons ATGGTTGTCGAAGCTGCTGCTGCTGGTGATGTTGTTATGGTTGAAGAGAGTAGCACTGTTTCCATTCAGTATACTTCTCTTTCGATTcgtgctgctgctgctgctgacTCCCTTTCTTCG GTTTTTGGGTGTTCAGCTACTATTCAGGCTACTTCCGTTATATCTACTGCCTCAAAATTTGCTCCAACAATTCGTTCCGGCAGTCACACGGATATTGGTCCTCGCAGCTCCAATGATGATGAACACATTAGTATAGATGATTTGTCTGCTTTGTTAGGCACCCATCGTAGGTGGCCGCAGCCTAGTTCCTTCTATGCTGTTTTTGATGGCCACGGAGGCTCTGATGCATCATCTTATGTCAAGAATAATGCTATCAAATTATTCTTTGAAGATGCTGATTTGCCAAAAACATTTGATGATGACGATAAATTTTTAGAAGACATGAAGATTTCTCACCGGAAAGCATTTTTATTGGCTGACCAAACATTGATTAATGAATGTAGTGTCCGCGACACTTGTGGAACAACCGCTCTGACTGCTTTAGTCCTAGGAAGGCATCTACTAGTAGCAAACGCTGGCGACTGCCGTGCAGTACTTTGCAGGAAAGGGGTTGCTGTTCCAATCTCACAAGATCATAGGCCAAGTTATCTTCCAGAACAAAAAAGGATTGAGGGTTTAGGTGGCTACGTTGAGTATGGTTACCTTAACGGTGAATTATCTGTGACAAGAGCCCTTGGTGACAGGTACATGAAATTACCTTCTGGGGATCTGTCACCGCTCACTGCAGAGCCAGATGTTCAACATGTTCTGTTGACAGAGGATGACGAGTTCTTGATTATGGGTTGTGATGGAATCTGGGATGTGATGTCAAATCAAGAAGCTGTAAGTCTTGTTCGACGCCAGCTTAGACAACACGACGATCCGCTGAGGTGTGCCATGGCTCTCGTAGATCAGGCTTTGAGGCTGGATGCATTCGATAATCTCACTGCAATCATAGTATGCTTCTCTGCCCCTGCTGAACTCAGAGACGCTGTCTGTTCTCAGCGACCAAAGTTAAGATGCTGCAGCCTATCTGAGGAGGCGCGTAACAAGTTAAGGAGTTTGCTACAAGGCAACTAA
- the LOC141684524 gene encoding hydroxyproline O-galactosyltransferase GALT3 isoform X1, whose protein sequence is MKNWSGGVLIVGLGLILLLRYSFMGKQPHKQSAYDFFNTHPSKDSTNSAGNSNQMKIEKIQNVEKRPHFVNAEGLDDLYAFRNMSEEESKVLLVWSQMRMLLSRSDALPETFQGIKEAAVSWKELLLLIEKDKASLLNKNIQNDQTCPYSVGVLSGLNTSTSSSGYILEIPCGLVEDSSVTLIGIPSRGQGNFTIELVASQFSEEQNPPIILHFKVFLPGENLTKEPIIVQNTWTNEIGWGKEERCPNHHSANTTKVDGLAKCNEEVVKSAEEEIAHASNLSVNQSSNVSGGSAHVSANFPFSEGSPFTATLWTGVEGFHMSVNGRHETSFEYREKLEPWLVTGVRLTGDVEPVSAIAKGLPVSEDLDLVVDVEHLKAPPIPKKRLVLLIGVFSSCNNFNRRMALRRSWMQYDAVRSGEVAVRFFTGLHKNSQVNFQLWRESQAYGDMQLMPFVDYYSLISLKTIAICTMGTKILPAKYIMKTDDDAFVRIDEVLSSLKQKVSDGLLYGLISFESKPQRDRDNKWFISAEEWPHESYPPWAHGPGYIISRDIAKFIVQAHQKRDLKLFKLEDVSMGIWIEKFKEHGHEVQYISDERFYNAGCEPNYILAHYQSPRMVLCLWEKLQKEHKPDCCE, encoded by the exons ATGAAGAATTGGTCTGGAGGAGTGTTGATAGTAGGACTTGGTTTGATTTTACTTCTTCGGTACAGTTTCATGGGAAAACAACCGCACAAGCAGTCAGCTTATGATTTCTTTAATACCCATCCGTCTAAGGATTCTACTAATAGTGCAGGTAATTCTAATCAAATGAAAATAGAAAAAATCCAAAATGTTGAGAAAAGGCCCCACTTTGTTAATGCTGAAGGACTTGATGATCTCTATGCTTTTAGGAATATGTCTGAAGAAGAGTCAAAGGTTTTGCTTGTTTGGTCTCAAATGCGTATGCTTCTCTCGAGGTCAGATGCTCTACCTGAAACATTTCAAGGTATCAAGGAGGCTGCTGTCTCTTGGAAAGAGTTATTGTTATTAATTGAGAAAGATAAAGCTTCCCTATTGAATAAAAACATCCAAAATGACCAGACTTGCCCTTATTCTGTTGGCGTGCTGAGTGGTTTGAACACATCTACATCTAGTAGTGGATATATACTTGAAATTCCTTGTGGTTTAGTTGAGGATTCATCAGTCACGTTAATAGGAATTCCCAGTAGGGGACAGGGTAACTTTACAATTGAACTTGTAGCCTCACAATTTTCAGAAGAGCAAAATCCTCCAATAATTTTGCATTTTAAAGTATTCTTACCAGGAGAAAACTTGACAAAGGAGCCAATTATAGTTCAGAATACCTGGACCAATGAGATTGGATGGGGAAAGGAGGAAAGGTGTCCTAATCATCATTCCGCTAACACCACGAAAG TTGATGGACTGGCAAAATGTAACGAAGAAGTTGTCAAAAGTGCTGAAGAAGAAATTGCTCATGCTAGTAATCTTAGTGTCAACCAATCATCAAATGTTTCCGGTGGGAGTGCTCATGTCAGTGCTAATTTTCCATTTTCTGAAGGTAGCCCATTCACTGCCACCTTGTGGACTGGTGTGGAGGGATTCCACATGAGTGTGAATGGACGGCATGAAACATCTTTTGAGTATAGGGAG AAACTTGAACCATGGTTGGTTACTGGAGTCAGACTGACGGGTGATGTGGAACCCGTGTCGGCAATTGCTAAAGGTTTGCCTGTTTCTGAAGATTTGGATTTGGTTGTAGATGTGGAGCACCTTAAAGCTCCACCAATTCCCAAGAAAAGGCTTGTACTCTTGATCGGGGTATTCTCTTCTTGCAATAACTTTAATCGGCGTATGGCATTAAGGAGATCTTGGATGCAGTATGACGCTGTACGATCTGGGGAAGTGGCCGTTCGATTTTTTACTGGCCTT CACAAGAATAGTCAAGTCAACTTTCAGCTGTGGAGAGAATCTCAAGCTTACGGAGATATGCAGCTTATGCCTTTTGTTGATTACTACAGTCTGATCAGTTTGAAAACGATTGCAATATGCACTATGGGG ACAAAAATCCTCCCGGCTAAATATATAATGAAGACGGACGATGACGCTTTTGTGAGGATAGATGAAGTTCTGTCTAGTCTCAAGCAAAAGGTTTCTGATGGCCTCTTATATGGTCTTATATCTTTTGAATCAAAGCCCCAGAGAGACAGAGACAACAAATGGTTCATTAGTGCTGAG GAATGGCCACATGAGAGCTATCCACCATGGGCTCATGGTCCAGGTTATATAATTTCCAGAGATATAGCAAAATTTATTGTGCAAGCGCACCAGAAAAGAGACCTGAAG CTTTTCAAATTAGAAGATGTATCCATGGGAATATGGATAGAAAAATTCAAAGAACATGGTCACGAAGTGCAGTATATCAGTGATGAACGGTTTTATAATGCGGGATGCGAGCCAAATTACATTCTTGCTCACTACCAAAGTCCACGGATGGTCTTGTGCCTATGGGAGAAGCTACAGAAAGAACACAAACCTGATTGCTGTGAATGA
- the LOC141684524 gene encoding hydroxyproline O-galactosyltransferase GALT3 isoform X2 — MSEEESKVLLVWSQMRMLLSRSDALPETFQGIKEAAVSWKELLLLIEKDKASLLNKNIQNDQTCPYSVGVLSGLNTSTSSSGYILEIPCGLVEDSSVTLIGIPSRGQGNFTIELVASQFSEEQNPPIILHFKVFLPGENLTKEPIIVQNTWTNEIGWGKEERCPNHHSANTTKVDGLAKCNEEVVKSAEEEIAHASNLSVNQSSNVSGGSAHVSANFPFSEGSPFTATLWTGVEGFHMSVNGRHETSFEYREKLEPWLVTGVRLTGDVEPVSAIAKGLPVSEDLDLVVDVEHLKAPPIPKKRLVLLIGVFSSCNNFNRRMALRRSWMQYDAVRSGEVAVRFFTGLHKNSQVNFQLWRESQAYGDMQLMPFVDYYSLISLKTIAICTMGTKILPAKYIMKTDDDAFVRIDEVLSSLKQKVSDGLLYGLISFESKPQRDRDNKWFISAEEWPHESYPPWAHGPGYIISRDIAKFIVQAHQKRDLKLFKLEDVSMGIWIEKFKEHGHEVQYISDERFYNAGCEPNYILAHYQSPRMVLCLWEKLQKEHKPDCCE; from the exons ATGTCTGAAGAAGAGTCAAAGGTTTTGCTTGTTTGGTCTCAAATGCGTATGCTTCTCTCGAGGTCAGATGCTCTACCTGAAACATTTCAAGGTATCAAGGAGGCTGCTGTCTCTTGGAAAGAGTTATTGTTATTAATTGAGAAAGATAAAGCTTCCCTATTGAATAAAAACATCCAAAATGACCAGACTTGCCCTTATTCTGTTGGCGTGCTGAGTGGTTTGAACACATCTACATCTAGTAGTGGATATATACTTGAAATTCCTTGTGGTTTAGTTGAGGATTCATCAGTCACGTTAATAGGAATTCCCAGTAGGGGACAGGGTAACTTTACAATTGAACTTGTAGCCTCACAATTTTCAGAAGAGCAAAATCCTCCAATAATTTTGCATTTTAAAGTATTCTTACCAGGAGAAAACTTGACAAAGGAGCCAATTATAGTTCAGAATACCTGGACCAATGAGATTGGATGGGGAAAGGAGGAAAGGTGTCCTAATCATCATTCCGCTAACACCACGAAAG TTGATGGACTGGCAAAATGTAACGAAGAAGTTGTCAAAAGTGCTGAAGAAGAAATTGCTCATGCTAGTAATCTTAGTGTCAACCAATCATCAAATGTTTCCGGTGGGAGTGCTCATGTCAGTGCTAATTTTCCATTTTCTGAAGGTAGCCCATTCACTGCCACCTTGTGGACTGGTGTGGAGGGATTCCACATGAGTGTGAATGGACGGCATGAAACATCTTTTGAGTATAGGGAG AAACTTGAACCATGGTTGGTTACTGGAGTCAGACTGACGGGTGATGTGGAACCCGTGTCGGCAATTGCTAAAGGTTTGCCTGTTTCTGAAGATTTGGATTTGGTTGTAGATGTGGAGCACCTTAAAGCTCCACCAATTCCCAAGAAAAGGCTTGTACTCTTGATCGGGGTATTCTCTTCTTGCAATAACTTTAATCGGCGTATGGCATTAAGGAGATCTTGGATGCAGTATGACGCTGTACGATCTGGGGAAGTGGCCGTTCGATTTTTTACTGGCCTT CACAAGAATAGTCAAGTCAACTTTCAGCTGTGGAGAGAATCTCAAGCTTACGGAGATATGCAGCTTATGCCTTTTGTTGATTACTACAGTCTGATCAGTTTGAAAACGATTGCAATATGCACTATGGGG ACAAAAATCCTCCCGGCTAAATATATAATGAAGACGGACGATGACGCTTTTGTGAGGATAGATGAAGTTCTGTCTAGTCTCAAGCAAAAGGTTTCTGATGGCCTCTTATATGGTCTTATATCTTTTGAATCAAAGCCCCAGAGAGACAGAGACAACAAATGGTTCATTAGTGCTGAG GAATGGCCACATGAGAGCTATCCACCATGGGCTCATGGTCCAGGTTATATAATTTCCAGAGATATAGCAAAATTTATTGTGCAAGCGCACCAGAAAAGAGACCTGAAG CTTTTCAAATTAGAAGATGTATCCATGGGAATATGGATAGAAAAATTCAAAGAACATGGTCACGAAGTGCAGTATATCAGTGATGAACGGTTTTATAATGCGGGATGCGAGCCAAATTACATTCTTGCTCACTACCAAAGTCCACGGATGGTCTTGTGCCTATGGGAGAAGCTACAGAAAGAACACAAACCTGATTGCTGTGAATGA